In Paenibacillus algicola, a genomic segment contains:
- the thiD gene encoding bifunctional hydroxymethylpyrimidine kinase/phosphomethylpyrimidine kinase produces the protein MTVKKALTVAGSDTSGGAGIQADLKTFQEFDVYGMTALTTIVCMEPGTWNHQVFPVDLHILETQLKTVIEGIGFDAMKTGMLGSVDMIELVSKYIDQYSLTSVVIDPVMVCKGTDEVLQPENTEAMIEFLLPRADLVTPNLFEASQLAKSGPIRTVEQMQEAAAIIHDKGAKHVLIKDRGRIVEGKAMDLLYDGKEYQWFQSPAIETAYTHGAGCTSSAAVTANLAHGHSMADSIARAKAFVTEAIANGFQLNEFVGPTRHSAHRTQR, from the coding sequence ATGACAGTAAAGAAAGCACTCACGGTCGCAGGCTCGGATACTAGCGGCGGCGCCGGAATTCAGGCCGATCTCAAGACTTTTCAGGAATTCGACGTCTACGGTATGACGGCTCTGACCACCATCGTGTGCATGGAGCCGGGAACGTGGAATCATCAGGTATTTCCGGTGGATCTGCACATTCTGGAGACGCAGCTGAAGACGGTCATTGAAGGCATCGGCTTTGACGCAATGAAGACCGGCATGCTGGGCTCGGTGGATATGATTGAGCTGGTGTCGAAATATATAGATCAGTACAGCCTGACCTCGGTCGTCATTGACCCGGTTATGGTATGTAAAGGTACCGATGAGGTTCTGCAGCCAGAGAATACGGAAGCCATGATTGAGTTTCTCCTTCCCCGGGCAGATCTCGTCACGCCGAATCTGTTCGAAGCCTCCCAGCTCGCTAAATCCGGTCCGATTCGGACGGTAGAGCAGATGCAGGAAGCCGCGGCCATCATTCATGACAAGGGCGCGAAGCATGTGCTGATCAAGGACAGAGGCCGGATTGTAGAGGGCAAAGCGATGGACCTGCTGTATGACGGCAAGGAATATCAGTGGTTCCAGTCGCCAGCCATAGAGACGGCATACACACACGGTGCAGGCTGCACCTCCTCCGCTGCGGTGACGGCGAATCTGGCTCATGGACATTCCATGGCCGACTCCATTGCACGCGCCAAGGCGTTCGTAACGGAAGCGATTGCCAACGGATTTCAGCTGAATGAATTTGTTGGGCCGACGCGCCATTCGGCACATCGCACACAGCGTTAA
- the map gene encoding type I methionyl aminopeptidase encodes MIIIKTEEEIAKMKKAGELLAECHRQIGAMIKPGVTTAEIDRFVEKFLEQNGAHPEQKGYHGYPYATCASVNDVICHGFPKEEPLNDGDIVTIDMVVRLDGWLADSAWSYPVGTISQEAAHLLEVTRKSLYLGIEQAVVGNRIGDISHAIQQYAEGENLSVVRHFVGHAIGQQMHEEPQVPHYGPPHRGPRLKEGMVITIEPMLNIGTFNVKIDEDGWTARTADGKLSAQYEHTIAITKNGPVILTEQQ; translated from the coding sequence ATGATTATTATCAAAACGGAAGAAGAAATTGCAAAGATGAAGAAAGCCGGCGAGCTGCTGGCGGAGTGCCACCGTCAGATCGGGGCGATGATCAAGCCGGGGGTTACGACGGCAGAGATTGACCGTTTCGTTGAGAAATTCCTGGAGCAGAACGGGGCTCACCCGGAGCAAAAAGGCTACCATGGCTATCCTTATGCAACCTGTGCATCGGTGAACGATGTCATCTGCCACGGCTTTCCTAAGGAGGAGCCGCTGAACGACGGAGATATTGTCACCATTGATATGGTCGTTCGTCTGGACGGCTGGCTTGCGGATTCCGCCTGGTCTTATCCGGTAGGCACCATTTCACAGGAAGCTGCACATTTGCTGGAGGTCACTCGCAAATCGCTGTATCTGGGCATTGAGCAGGCAGTGGTCGGCAACCGCATCGGCGATATCTCACACGCGATTCAGCAATATGCCGAAGGGGAGAACCTCTCGGTTGTCCGTCATTTTGTCGGCCATGCGATCGGCCAGCAAATGCACGAGGAGCCGCAGGTTCCGCATTATGGACCTCCGCACCGTGGACCGCGCCTGAAGGAGGGCATGGTCATTACGATCGAGCCAATGCTCAATATCGGCACCTTCAACGTCAAGATTGACGAGGACGGCTGGACAGCCCGGACGGCGGATGGCAAGCTTTCGGCACAATATGAGCACACAATCGCCATCACCAAGAACGGGCCTGTGATTTTGACCGAACAGCAGTAA
- a CDS encoding TerC family protein codes for MDTGLLLEYGWVLLVLIGLEGILAADNALVMSIMVKHLPEEKRKKALFYGLAGAFVFRFVSLFIISYLADVWYVQALGAVYLLYISINHIVKQLFVKKKVHEQKAANKEENFWVTVLKVELADIAFAVDAILAAVALALTLPATGLPAIGGMDGGQFLVILTGGIIGLIIMRFAASKFVNLLVRKPGLETAAFLIVGWVGIKLAIYTLAHPEIGIIDKSFPKSTGWKLIFWGVLILIAVLGWFLSKDKSEMTDAEKKELMHE; via the coding sequence GTGGACACGGGATTGTTATTAGAGTATGGATGGGTATTGCTGGTGTTGATTGGCCTAGAGGGCATTCTGGCGGCGGATAATGCGCTCGTTATGTCGATCATGGTCAAGCATTTGCCGGAGGAGAAGCGCAAGAAGGCGCTGTTTTACGGCCTGGCAGGTGCGTTTGTGTTTCGGTTTGTTTCCTTATTCATTATTTCTTATCTGGCGGATGTCTGGTATGTCCAGGCACTGGGCGCCGTCTACCTGCTGTATATCAGCATTAACCACATCGTGAAGCAGCTATTTGTCAAAAAGAAGGTCCACGAGCAGAAGGCAGCCAACAAAGAGGAGAATTTCTGGGTCACGGTGCTTAAAGTGGAGCTGGCGGACATCGCGTTTGCTGTCGATGCGATTCTGGCGGCTGTAGCGCTGGCATTGACGCTTCCGGCGACCGGACTTCCGGCGATTGGCGGAATGGACGGAGGGCAGTTCCTGGTGATCTTGACCGGCGGAATCATCGGCTTGATTATTATGCGGTTTGCAGCTTCCAAATTCGTCAATTTGCTGGTTCGGAAGCCGGGTCTTGAAACAGCCGCGTTTCTGATCGTGGGCTGGGTCGGCATCAAGCTGGCCATCTACACGCTGGCTCATCCCGAGATTGGCATCATTGACAAGAGCTTTCCGAAAAGCACGGGCTGGAAGCTGATCTTCTGGGGCGTTCTGATTCTGATTGCGGTTCTCGGCTGGTTCCTCTCCAAGGACAAATCGGAAATGACCGACGCGGAGAAAAAAGAGCTCATGCATGAATAA
- the melA gene encoding alpha-glucosidase/alpha-galactosidase, whose translation MSKITFIGAGSTVFVKNILGDVLTTPALQGFELALYDIDEERLRDSERLLESIKNTLGSTCTVKAYLDRKQALSGAKYVINAIQVGGYDPCTITDFEIPKKYGLRQTIADTLGIGGIFRNLRTIPVMLDFARDIQEVCPDALFLNYTNPMSVLTSVMNTAGGVNTVGLCHSVQVCVSRLFKALDMDATGVQSKIAGINHMAWLLEVKKDGVDLYPEIKRRAAEKQKEKHEDMVRFELMQKFGYYVTESSEHNAEYHPYFIKRNYPELIERFNIPLDEYPRRCVDQINGWKDMREKLFASESIEHERSYEYASFIMEAIETNVPFKIGGNVMNTGLITNLPKEACVEVPCLVDASGVTPTYVGDLPPQLAALNRTNINTQLLTIEAALTGRKEHIYHAAMLDPHTAAELSMDDITALCDDLIEAHGDWLPKFK comes from the coding sequence ATGTCAAAAATTACTTTTATCGGTGCGGGCAGCACCGTGTTCGTTAAGAATATTCTGGGTGACGTTCTGACAACCCCTGCACTGCAGGGCTTCGAGCTGGCTCTGTATGATATCGACGAGGAGCGTCTTCGCGACTCGGAGCGTCTGCTTGAGAGCATCAAGAACACCCTGGGAAGCACCTGCACCGTCAAGGCTTACCTGGACCGCAAGCAAGCACTCAGCGGTGCCAAGTATGTCATTAATGCCATCCAGGTTGGCGGCTATGATCCTTGTACAATTACGGACTTTGAGATTCCGAAGAAATACGGCCTGCGTCAAACGATTGCAGATACGCTGGGCATTGGCGGAATTTTCCGGAACCTGCGCACCATCCCGGTGATGCTGGATTTCGCCCGTGATATCCAGGAGGTATGCCCGGACGCCCTGTTCCTGAATTACACCAATCCTATGTCCGTGCTGACAAGCGTAATGAACACTGCTGGCGGTGTAAACACCGTAGGTCTGTGCCATAGTGTTCAGGTCTGTGTGTCCCGTCTGTTTAAAGCGCTGGATATGGACGCTACCGGTGTTCAATCCAAAATTGCCGGCATCAACCATATGGCCTGGCTGCTGGAGGTTAAGAAGGACGGAGTTGACCTGTATCCGGAGATCAAGCGCCGCGCTGCCGAGAAGCAGAAGGAAAAGCATGAGGATATGGTCCGCTTCGAGCTGATGCAGAAGTTTGGATATTATGTAACAGAATCCTCCGAGCATAACGCAGAATACCATCCATACTTCATCAAGCGCAATTACCCGGAGCTGATCGAAAGATTCAACATTCCGCTTGACGAGTATCCGCGCCGCTGTGTGGACCAGATCAACGGCTGGAAGGATATGCGCGAGAAGCTGTTCGCGAGCGAAAGCATCGAGCACGAGCGTTCCTACGAGTACGCATCGTTCATTATGGAAGCGATCGAAACGAATGTTCCGTTCAAAATCGGCGGCAACGTCATGAACACCGGCCTGATTACAAACCTGCCGAAGGAAGCCTGTGTCGAGGTTCCGTGCCTGGTGGATGCTTCCGGCGTAACGCCGACCTACGTAGGCGACCTGCCGCCGCAGCTGGCTGCGCTGAACCGCACAAACATCAATACACAGCTGCTGACGATTGAAGCGGCGTTGACCGGACGTAAGGAGCATATCTACCATGCTGCAATGCTGGATCCGCATACGGCAGCAGAGCTGTCGATGGACGACATCACGGCACTGTGTGACGATCTGATCGAGGCTCATGGCGACTGGCTTCCAAAGTTCAAATAA
- a CDS encoding pyrimidine-nucleoside phosphorylase: MRMVDIIARKRDGKELTSEEIQFFIEGYTQGKIPDYQASALAMAIYFQDMSEQERADLTMAMVNSGETIDLSAIEGIKVDKHSTGGVGDTTTLVLAPLVAALDVPVAKMSGRGLGHTGGTIDKLESIAGFDVEISKEQFVDLVNRQKIAVIGQTGNLTPADKKLYALRDVTATVNSIPLIASSIMSKKIAAGSDAIVLDVKTGAGAFMKTPEDARELAQAMVRIGNRVGRKTMAVISDMSQPLGQAIGNALEVQEAIDTLRGRGPKDLEELCLALGRQMVFLAGKASSLEEAEEKLREAISNGKALQKFKEFIANQGGDASVVDHPERLPQAPFHIEVPARASGKVTEMVADEIGTAAMLLGAGRATKESEIDLAVGLMLNKKIGDTVKQGESLATIHANTEQVDDVIQKLYASITIAAEGKAPALVLDIVTG, from the coding sequence ATGAGAATGGTTGATATAATCGCCAGGAAGCGTGACGGCAAGGAGCTGACCTCTGAAGAGATTCAGTTTTTTATTGAGGGGTATACGCAAGGAAAGATTCCGGATTACCAGGCCAGTGCGCTGGCTATGGCCATTTATTTTCAGGATATGAGTGAGCAGGAGCGGGCTGACCTGACCATGGCAATGGTGAATTCGGGCGAGACGATTGATCTCTCTGCCATTGAAGGGATCAAGGTAGATAAGCACTCCACAGGCGGTGTCGGCGATACGACGACTCTCGTGCTGGCTCCGCTCGTGGCCGCTCTGGATGTTCCGGTTGCCAAAATGTCCGGTCGCGGTCTGGGACATACCGGCGGCACGATTGATAAGCTGGAATCCATTGCAGGCTTCGACGTTGAGATCAGCAAGGAGCAGTTTGTAGATCTGGTCAATCGTCAGAAGATTGCGGTCATTGGACAGACCGGCAATTTGACGCCGGCGGACAAGAAGCTGTATGCGCTGCGCGATGTAACGGCTACAGTCAACTCCATTCCGTTGATTGCCAGCTCGATTATGAGCAAGAAGATCGCAGCAGGCTCTGACGCCATTGTGCTGGATGTGAAGACCGGTGCAGGCGCATTTATGAAGACTCCGGAGGATGCCCGCGAGCTTGCTCAGGCTATGGTACGCATCGGAAACCGTGTCGGGCGCAAGACGATGGCAGTGATCTCGGATATGAGCCAGCCGCTGGGCCAGGCAATCGGTAATGCCCTGGAGGTGCAGGAGGCGATAGATACGCTGCGCGGTCGGGGACCGAAGGATCTGGAGGAGCTGTGTCTCGCTCTAGGCCGGCAAATGGTGTTTTTGGCTGGCAAGGCGTCCTCTCTGGAGGAAGCGGAGGAGAAGCTGCGAGAGGCTATAAGTAACGGCAAAGCACTGCAGAAGTTTAAGGAATTCATAGCCAATCAGGGTGGAGATGCCTCCGTTGTTGATCATCCGGAGCGGCTGCCGCAGGCCCCATTCCACATCGAGGTGCCGGCGAGAGCATCCGGCAAGGTGACAGAGATGGTGGCTGACGAAATCGGCACGGCAGCGATGCTGCTGGGAGCGGGACGTGCAACCAAGGAATCTGAGATTGACTTGGCGGTAGGCCTGATGCTGAACAAGAAGATCGGAGATACGGTGAAGCAGGGCGAGTCACTGGCCACCATCCATGCGAACACGGAGCAGGTGGACGACGTGATTCAGAAGCTCTACGCCAGTATTACGATTGCAGCAGAGGGAAAGGCTCCGGCACTGGTGCTGGATATCGTGACGGGTTAA
- the deoD gene encoding purine-nucleoside phosphorylase produces the protein MSTHIGAKPGDIAESILLPGDPLRAQFIAKTYLEDVVCYNEVRGMLGFTGTYKGKRVSVQGTGMGVPSIGIYVNELISEYGVKNLFRVGTCGAMQEDVRVRDVILAQAACTDSGMNRHHFQGYDYSPIASFPLLKSAYDRGIEKGLQLRVGNVFTSDIFYREDKSAVQKLMDHGVLAVEMETTALYTIAARKGVQALTILTVSDHLLTGQETSAEERQSTFNDMMEVALDTAVTV, from the coding sequence ATGAGTACTCATATTGGAGCGAAACCGGGCGACATTGCAGAATCTATTCTGCTGCCGGGAGATCCCCTGCGGGCCCAGTTTATTGCCAAGACCTATCTGGAGGATGTTGTCTGTTATAACGAGGTTCGCGGCATGCTCGGCTTTACAGGAACCTATAAAGGCAAGCGTGTATCGGTTCAAGGGACCGGTATGGGAGTGCCATCCATCGGCATCTATGTGAATGAGCTGATCTCTGAATACGGCGTCAAGAACCTGTTCCGCGTCGGTACCTGCGGTGCGATGCAGGAGGATGTCCGGGTCCGTGACGTCATTCTCGCCCAAGCGGCTTGCACCGATTCCGGTATGAACCGGCATCATTTTCAAGGCTATGACTATTCTCCGATTGCGAGCTTCCCGCTGCTGAAGTCTGCCTACGACCGGGGTATTGAGAAGGGGCTGCAGCTTCGTGTAGGGAATGTCTTCACGTCGGATATCTTTTATCGTGAGGACAAAAGCGCCGTGCAGAAGCTGATGGATCATGGCGTGCTTGCAGTAGAAATGGAAACGACAGCGCTCTATACGATCGCTGCGCGTAAAGGCGTGCAGGCGCTGACCATTCTGACGGTCAGTGATCATCTGCTGACAGGTCAGGAGACCAGTGCTGAAGAGCGCCAGTCCACCTTCAATGACATGATGGAGGTTGCGCTGGACACAGCCGTGACCGTTTAA
- a CDS encoding cytidine deaminase has translation MNREELIRQALEARKQAYVPYSQFRVGAAVLAGGKVYQGCNVENAAYGLTNCAERTAIFKMVSEGHQKIEAIAVVADTEGPVSPCGACRQVLAEFCDPDTVIYLSNLHGNTEEWTMERLLPGAFSAKDME, from the coding sequence ATGAACCGAGAAGAGCTGATTCGGCAAGCATTGGAGGCCCGCAAGCAGGCTTATGTGCCGTATTCTCAATTTCGTGTTGGTGCAGCCGTGCTGGCCGGCGGAAAGGTATACCAGGGCTGTAATGTAGAAAACGCAGCCTACGGCTTAACGAACTGTGCTGAACGGACCGCCATATTTAAGATGGTTTCCGAAGGCCATCAGAAGATTGAGGCCATTGCCGTCGTAGCCGATACAGAAGGCCCCGTGTCTCCCTGCGGCGCATGCCGTCAGGTGCTTGCAGAGTTTTGTGACCCGGATACGGTCATCTATTTGAGCAACCTGCACGGTAATACAGAGGAGTGGACGATGGAGCGTCTGCTGCCAGGTGCATTTAGTGCCAAGGATATGGAATAA
- the deoC gene encoding deoxyribose-phosphate aldolase, with amino-acid sequence MNLASMIDHTALKADTVQADIMKLAEEAKQYGFASVCVNPAWVKVAAAELKGSEVKVCTVIGFPLGSSTSAVKAFETATAIEEGAAEVDMVLNIGALKSGHKELVLQDIQAVVNAAAGRALVKVIIETCLLSEEEKVMACELAVQGGADFVKTSTGFSTGGATVEDVSLMRRTVGDRVGVKASGGVRSLADMQAMIQAGATRIGASSGVKIMEGEQSEGNY; translated from the coding sequence ATGAATTTGGCCAGCATGATTGATCATACCGCATTGAAGGCGGATACCGTTCAAGCAGACATTATGAAACTGGCAGAGGAGGCGAAGCAATACGGCTTTGCTTCTGTCTGCGTGAATCCGGCCTGGGTCAAGGTGGCAGCGGCGGAGTTGAAGGGTAGTGAGGTCAAGGTATGCACCGTCATCGGATTTCCGCTCGGGTCGTCGACCTCCGCAGTTAAGGCTTTTGAGACTGCGACAGCGATTGAGGAAGGGGCAGCCGAAGTGGATATGGTGCTCAATATCGGCGCTCTGAAGTCGGGCCACAAGGAGCTGGTGCTTCAGGATATTCAGGCCGTCGTCAATGCGGCTGCAGGCCGGGCGCTGGTGAAGGTCATTATTGAAACCTGCCTGCTGAGTGAAGAAGAAAAGGTCATGGCGTGTGAACTGGCCGTGCAAGGAGGCGCTGATTTCGTCAAGACCTCCACGGGCTTCTCTACCGGAGGCGCAACCGTAGAGGATGTGTCCTTGATGCGCAGAACGGTTGGGGACCGAGTCGGTGTGAAGGCCTCCGGCGGCGTTCGGAGCCTGGCTGATATGCAGGCCATGATTCAGGCAGGGGCAACGCGGATCGGCGCCAGCTCCGGCGTTAAGATTATGGAAGGCGAGCAGTCAGAAGGCAATTATTAA
- the rnhA gene encoding ribonuclease H: MAKGKFYVVWVGARPGIYTSWAECQQQVNHSAGAKYKAFATRAEAEQAYAAGWKGYWGQSGSAPKKKAAESGKKGTEGSPPGSLEEIDYDSISVDVGTRGNPGPVEYKGVDTRTGSIIFSKGPIAKGTNNLGEFLAIVHALAYLHQLGDSRSIYSDSANALKWVKQKKVSSTLPRDSSTTEIWELIDRAEAWLRTHTYSNKVLKWQTREWGEIKADYGRK; the protein is encoded by the coding sequence GTGGCGAAGGGGAAATTTTATGTTGTCTGGGTGGGAGCGAGGCCCGGTATTTATACCAGCTGGGCTGAATGTCAGCAGCAGGTGAATCATTCGGCGGGTGCGAAGTACAAGGCGTTCGCCACCCGCGCTGAAGCAGAGCAGGCTTATGCCGCCGGATGGAAGGGCTATTGGGGACAATCCGGCAGTGCTCCGAAGAAGAAAGCAGCGGAATCCGGGAAAAAGGGGACCGAAGGCTCGCCGCCTGGCAGCCTGGAGGAGATTGACTATGACAGCATCTCGGTGGATGTGGGCACCCGTGGGAATCCGGGACCGGTGGAGTACAAAGGAGTGGACACCCGGACGGGCAGCATCATCTTCTCCAAGGGACCCATTGCAAAGGGGACGAACAATCTGGGGGAGTTCCTGGCCATCGTCCACGCGCTGGCCTATCTTCATCAGCTGGGGGACAGCCGGAGTATCTACAGCGATTCCGCGAATGCGCTGAAGTGGGTCAAGCAGAAGAAGGTGTCCTCCACCCTGCCGCGCGATTCCTCCACCACGGAAATCTGGGAGCTGATCGACCGCGCGGAAGCCTGGCTGAGGACGCATACGTACAGCAATAAGGTGCTGAAATGGCAGACCCGGGAGTGGGGCGAAATCAAAGCAGACTACGGGAGAAAGTAA
- a CDS encoding DUF2179 domain-containing protein encodes MTISIGLIASIIGINVVYVSIFTLRLILMIKNRRALASFLSMAEVFVYLMGLNLVLQNLDNPFNMAAYCLGFGLGVYLGSRIEEYLALGYLVVQVIVDSLELDLAAELRDKGYGVTSWTADGKEGKRLVLQVLVKRSNERRLMDTLKKLSPHAFIISHEPKNFKGGFWVKLTEGRRF; translated from the coding sequence ATGACGATATCTATTGGGCTGATCGCTTCCATCATCGGAATTAATGTAGTGTATGTGTCTATTTTTACGCTTCGTCTGATTTTGATGATCAAAAACCGCAGAGCGCTCGCCTCCTTCTTGTCAATGGCGGAGGTGTTCGTCTATCTGATGGGTCTGAATCTGGTGCTGCAGAACCTGGACAATCCGTTTAATATGGCGGCGTACTGTCTCGGCTTCGGTCTCGGGGTATATCTGGGCAGCCGGATCGAGGAGTACCTGGCGCTGGGATATCTGGTCGTTCAGGTCATTGTGGATTCGCTGGAGCTGGATCTGGCCGCTGAGCTGCGGGACAAGGGCTATGGGGTCACCTCCTGGACGGCGGACGGCAAGGAGGGCAAGCGGCTGGTGCTGCAGGTGCTGGTGAAGCGCAGCAATGAGCGGCGGCTGATGGATACCCTCAAGAAGCTGTCTCCGCATGCGTTTATTATTTCCCACGAGCCCAAGAATTTTAAAGGCGGCTTCTGGGTCAAGCTAACGGAAGGCCGGCGCTTCTAA
- a CDS encoding TetR/AcrR family transcriptional regulator translates to MKEPGLDRRIVKTKKALRDALTSLMKEKTFDEITVLDLTTRADINRGTFYLHYRDKYDLLQQSEEEILNGVLKIRSEKKKRITKEELPNFDYMNKPLPLVEELFKYLQENGEFVALLLGPGGNPAFHVKLKEIMQRTMAQSVLSRLAEDREELIVPMEYLSAYAISAQLGVIQHWLHEGMKESPRQVSLILSRLIFSNPFTLYKDQAPEKRKKPGD, encoded by the coding sequence ATGAAAGAGCCTGGACTGGATCGGAGAATTGTGAAGACGAAGAAAGCGCTTCGTGACGCCCTGACTTCTTTAATGAAAGAGAAAACGTTCGATGAAATCACGGTGCTGGATCTGACGACAAGGGCAGATATTAACCGGGGTACGTTTTACCTCCATTATCGGGACAAGTATGATTTGCTTCAGCAAAGCGAGGAGGAGATTCTGAACGGAGTGCTCAAAATCCGCAGCGAGAAGAAGAAGCGGATTACGAAGGAAGAGCTGCCGAATTTCGATTATATGAACAAGCCGCTGCCGCTGGTAGAGGAGCTGTTTAAATATTTGCAGGAGAATGGAGAGTTTGTAGCGCTGCTGCTGGGTCCCGGCGGTAATCCGGCGTTTCATGTCAAGCTGAAGGAGATTATGCAGCGCACCATGGCTCAGAGTGTTCTGTCCCGGCTGGCAGAAGATCGGGAGGAGCTGATTGTACCCATGGAATACTTGTCGGCTTATGCAATCTCCGCGCAGCTCGGGGTGATCCAGCACTGGCTTCATGAAGGCATGAAGGAATCGCCACGGCAGGTGTCGTTGATCTTGTCGCGCCTGATCTTCAGCAATCCGTTTACCTTATATAAGGATCAGGCCCCCGAGAAGAGGAAGAAGCCGGGGGATTGA
- a CDS encoding DHA2 family efflux MFS transporter permease subunit translates to MEDTHKQTPAIPRSVYLIIGILLAGAFVSLLSNTLLNIALPSIMNYFELSSPSTVQWLTTGYMLVNGIMIPTTAFLIQRFSVRGLFLTAMTLFTLGTMLGGFAPSFGILLTGRMIQASGSAIMMPLLMNVMLTSFPVEKRGGAMGMFGLVMIFAPAIGPTLSGFIIERYDRWDMLFHLIWPIALLVLLFGFIKLRDHKESVAIHLDSLSIALSSIGFGGILYGFSTAGNTDLGGWDNIIVYYTLAAGFIGLLLFIVRQFKLEKPMLDFRVYRYPMFALSSVISIMMNMAMFSAMLLMPIYLQTIRGISPLDSGLLLLPGAIVMGIMSPITGKLFDKFGAKLLVFTGLAISVVTSYMFSQLTLSTAYSTLIVIYTLRMFGMSMVMMPIMTNGLNQLPMRYTPHGTAMNSTLSQVSGAIGTSLLVTIMTTRTKSYVESMVSEAAAGLPAQPTGEQLQQLAAEVTPQATVHGINDSFMVSVVLLLAALLLSLFIKRTSPSKDKNPETAPAARTPQVKRA, encoded by the coding sequence ATGGAAGACACCCATAAACAGACACCGGCGATTCCAAGGTCTGTTTATCTGATCATTGGTATTTTGCTGGCAGGCGCCTTTGTCTCTCTGCTGAGCAATACGCTGCTAAATATCGCCCTGCCGTCGATCATGAATTATTTCGAGCTGTCCAGCCCGTCTACGGTACAGTGGCTGACGACCGGATATATGCTGGTCAATGGCATTATGATCCCTACCACCGCTTTTCTCATCCAGCGGTTCTCGGTCCGGGGATTGTTTCTGACCGCCATGACCCTGTTCACGCTCGGGACGATGCTGGGCGGCTTTGCCCCCAGCTTTGGCATTCTGCTCACGGGACGAATGATTCAGGCCTCCGGCTCGGCCATTATGATGCCCCTGCTCATGAACGTCATGCTCACCAGCTTCCCCGTGGAAAAACGCGGCGGTGCCATGGGCATGTTCGGGCTCGTGATGATCTTTGCCCCGGCCATCGGCCCCACGCTGTCCGGCTTTATTATCGAGCGCTATGACCGCTGGGATATGCTGTTCCACCTGATCTGGCCGATTGCACTGCTCGTGCTTCTGTTCGGCTTCATCAAGCTGCGGGACCATAAAGAGAGTGTGGCTATTCACCTGGATTCCCTCTCCATCGCTTTATCCAGCATTGGCTTTGGCGGCATTCTATACGGCTTCAGTACAGCCGGCAACACCGATCTGGGCGGCTGGGACAATATCATCGTGTACTATACGCTTGCTGCCGGCTTCATCGGCCTGCTTCTATTTATTGTCCGCCAGTTCAAGCTGGAGAAGCCAATGCTCGATTTCAGGGTCTACCGGTATCCAATGTTTGCCTTGTCGTCCGTCATTTCGATCATGATGAATATGGCCATGTTCTCAGCGATGCTGCTCATGCCGATCTACCTGCAGACCATCCGCGGTATTTCACCGCTGGACTCCGGCCTGCTGCTGCTGCCCGGCGCCATCGTCATGGGGATTATGTCTCCCATTACCGGCAAGCTGTTTGATAAATTCGGAGCGAAGCTGCTCGTTTTTACCGGCCTTGCGATCTCCGTAGTTACGAGCTACATGTTCAGCCAGCTGACGCTGTCCACGGCGTACTCTACGCTGATCGTCATTTATACACTGCGGATGTTCGGGATGTCGATGGTTATGATGCCCATTATGACAAACGGGCTGAATCAGCTGCCGATGCGCTATACGCCTCACGGCACGGCAATGAACAGCACCCTCTCCCAGGTGTCCGGAGCCATCGGCACCTCGCTGCTCGTCACGATCATGACGACCCGCACGAAATCGTATGTAGAGAGCATGGTTTCTGAGGCGGCAGCCGGTCTTCCGGCTCAGCCTACCGGAGAACAGCTGCAGCAGCTTGCTGCCGAGGTAACGCCTCAGGCGACGGTTCACGGCATTAACGATTCTTTTATGGTTTCCGTCGTGCTGCTTCTTGCCGCGCTGCTGCTGTCGCTCTTTATTAAGCGGACATCCCCGTCCAAGGACAAGAATCCCGAGACCGCGCCCGCAGCCCGCACACCGCAAGTTAAACGGGCCTGA